In one window of Leifsonia sp. Root112D2 DNA:
- a CDS encoding AMP-dependent synthetase/ligase: MEQFDTPAVVPADPSANASDLLVDRVAATPDAPLFSLPVDGGWKDVTSREFLSHVVALSKGLIASGIQPGDKIGLMCKTRYEWTLIDFATWFAGAILVPVYETSSPTQVHWNLSDSGATAMILETAEYFARFDEVHPELPKIGPVWQIHLGDLDKLVAAGVDVPDAEVERRRRLANEDDIATLIYTSGSTGKPKGCVLTHKNFVELCRNSAVAMSEVVHQPGASTLLFITTAHIFARFIAVLAVHSGVRVGHQSDTSQLLPAMASFKPTFLLAVPRVFEKVYNSAEQKAEAGGKGKIFRRAAAVAVAHSKAVEAGSVPFGLKLQFALFDRLVYSKLRTAMGGNVKYAVSGSAPLGAHLGHFFHSLGIKILEGYGLTETTAPATVNLDTKFKIGTVGPALPGVSLRIADDGEIFVKGINVFKEYWQNPEATASAFDDGWFRTGDLGTVDSDGFLTITGRKKEIIVTAGGKNVSPAALEDPIRSNPLVGQVVVVGDQKPFIAALITLDGEMLPTWLANNGENKAMTLAEAAENPAVLAEVQRAVDLANSKVSRAESVRKFVILPTELTESSGHLTPKLSIKRNVILKDFADDIESIYTAAPATTGISLQH, from the coding sequence GTGGAACAATTCGACACGCCGGCCGTTGTACCGGCCGACCCATCCGCCAACGCGAGCGATCTGCTCGTGGATCGGGTCGCCGCGACCCCGGATGCTCCGCTCTTCTCGTTGCCCGTCGATGGCGGTTGGAAGGACGTGACGAGTCGAGAATTTCTTTCCCATGTCGTGGCTCTGTCAAAGGGGCTCATCGCATCCGGAATTCAGCCGGGCGACAAGATCGGCCTGATGTGCAAGACCCGCTACGAGTGGACGCTCATCGACTTCGCCACCTGGTTCGCCGGCGCCATACTCGTTCCCGTATACGAGACTTCCTCGCCCACGCAGGTGCACTGGAACCTCAGCGATTCGGGCGCGACGGCCATGATTCTGGAGACAGCCGAGTATTTCGCCCGCTTCGACGAGGTGCACCCCGAGCTGCCGAAGATCGGCCCGGTCTGGCAGATTCACCTGGGCGATCTCGACAAGCTCGTCGCCGCTGGCGTCGACGTTCCGGATGCCGAGGTCGAGCGCCGTCGTCGGCTCGCTAACGAAGACGACATCGCCACCCTCATCTACACCTCGGGCTCGACCGGCAAGCCGAAGGGCTGCGTGCTGACGCACAAGAACTTCGTCGAGCTCTGCCGCAACTCGGCTGTAGCGATGAGTGAGGTCGTGCACCAGCCCGGGGCGTCCACCCTGCTGTTCATCACGACCGCACACATCTTCGCGCGCTTCATCGCCGTGCTCGCGGTGCACTCCGGCGTGCGGGTCGGCCACCAGTCCGACACCAGCCAGCTGCTGCCGGCCATGGCGTCGTTCAAGCCGACGTTCCTGCTGGCGGTGCCGCGCGTGTTCGAGAAGGTGTACAACTCTGCCGAGCAGAAGGCGGAGGCCGGCGGCAAAGGCAAGATCTTCCGCCGGGCTGCCGCGGTCGCCGTGGCACACTCGAAGGCCGTCGAGGCCGGATCGGTGCCGTTCGGCCTGAAGCTGCAGTTCGCCCTCTTCGACCGACTGGTCTACAGCAAGCTGCGCACGGCCATGGGCGGCAATGTGAAATACGCCGTCTCAGGTTCGGCACCGCTCGGCGCGCACCTTGGCCACTTCTTCCACAGTCTCGGCATCAAGATTCTCGAGGGCTACGGCCTCACCGAGACGACGGCGCCGGCGACGGTCAACCTCGACACCAAGTTCAAGATCGGCACGGTCGGCCCGGCGCTGCCCGGTGTCTCGCTGCGCATCGCCGACGACGGGGAGATCTTCGTCAAGGGCATCAACGTGTTCAAGGAATACTGGCAGAACCCGGAGGCCACGGCCTCCGCGTTCGACGACGGCTGGTTCAGAACGGGTGACCTCGGCACCGTGGATTCGGATGGCTTTCTCACCATCACGGGGCGCAAGAAGGAGATCATCGTCACGGCCGGAGGCAAGAACGTCTCCCCTGCCGCGCTCGAGGATCCGATTCGCTCGAATCCGCTGGTGGGCCAGGTCGTTGTGGTCGGCGACCAGAAGCCGTTTATCGCCGCGCTCATCACCCTCGACGGCGAAATGCTGCCGACGTGGCTGGCAAACAACGGCGAGAACAAGGCCATGACGCTCGCCGAGGCGGCAGAGAACCCGGCGGTGCTCGCCGAGGTGCAGCGCGCCGTCGACCTCGCCAACTCGAAAGTCTCCCGGGCAGAATCCGTGCGCAAGTTCGTCATTCTGCCGACGGAGCTCACGGAGTCGAGCGGTCACCTCACGCCGAAGCTCAGCATCAAGCGCAACGTGATACTCAAGGATTTCGCCGACGATATCGAGTCGATCTACACGGCGGCGCCGGCGACGACGGGCATCTCGCTGCAGCACTGA
- the def gene encoding peptide deformylase: MTERQIRLFGDPVLKTVSDPIDAVDDGVRALVDDLIDSVRPPGRAGVAAAQIGVNLRAFSYNVDGEIGYMLNPVIVELSGEPEAMEEGCLSVPGLWFSTMRYPFARATGIDLDGNAIEVSGTGVMAQALQHETDHLNGMLYLDRLDKPTRREAMKQVRESDWF, translated from the coding sequence GTGACCGAACGCCAGATCCGACTCTTTGGCGACCCCGTGCTGAAGACCGTCTCCGACCCGATCGATGCGGTAGACGACGGCGTTCGCGCCCTCGTCGACGATCTCATCGACAGCGTGCGCCCGCCGGGGCGTGCGGGTGTCGCCGCGGCCCAGATCGGGGTGAATCTGCGTGCCTTCAGTTACAACGTCGACGGCGAGATCGGCTACATGCTCAACCCGGTGATAGTGGAGCTCTCCGGTGAGCCGGAGGCCATGGAGGAGGGCTGCCTCTCCGTTCCCGGGCTGTGGTTCTCCACCATGCGCTACCCATTCGCCCGCGCGACCGGCATCGACCTTGACGGCAACGCGATAGAGGTCAGTGGCACCGGGGTGATGGCCCAGGCCCTGCAGCACGAGACCGATCACCTGAACGGCATGCTCTACCTCGACAGGCTCGACAAGCCGACCCGTCGCGAGGCCATGAAGCAGGTGCGCGAAAGCGACTGGTTCTAG